The region ACATCGCTCTCTCTGACATCACGAACACTCCAGCGAacagtcctgctgctctgacCTGCACATGCCCTCAGCAGTGTCACCCAAGCACAGAATGATGCACTTGTACACAAACATGCCTGCATGGAATAATGCAAAGATCTGTGTGGTCCCAGAAAGTCAGCAAAGAGTCAGGAACAGACAGCAAAGATGTGCAGTTCTGGGAACTCTGCTGACGAGATACTGGAGACAAGTCTGGCAGAAAATTACTCAGGTGTCCTGGACAAGGATCAGGACCCAGACAACTCCTGATATTCCCAGAGGACCCACTGAGAGTGCACAGAAAGATGACAATCCAAATGAGGCCAACACCATTTTTTCTCTGAGCACTGTTAAAGTAGCAACAGAGtccatccctcccagcacaggcagaactGTGTGCAACACTGAGTGGCCATCATGGAGAGATgggaaaagcaacagaaaatgaTGTGTCACGATCCCTCACATGGCATGTCCTTGGGCATTGGGGCAAGAAGCACGAGACTGACGCCCATTTCCTGACATCTtggacaaaaccaaacccacaggaATGACACGGGTGAACACATTTGTCCACAGAGAATGCTGCCAGCTGATGGTCTGAGCATTCTAAATGCACACAGCATTGGTTTTGCCCAGGAAATCCTTGAATCTCTCATCCCAGTGCTTACAGAAATGACTCTTCATGTAGGAAAGCCCAGAGAATTAGCCAGGAAATGAAAAGGCAGCAGTACAGGAAACCAGGACACTGCCCCTACCATTACCTGGAATAGTGCACATTTGACATGAGCTGGTCAGAAAATTATGGCTTCCACTAAGGAGCCTCTGCGCCTGAGGCAGGCCGGGACTGCTATAAAAGGCAGCCCAAGTCTCTGCTCTCTCATCCACttctctcacctcctcctcctcaggaaTCAGGTGAGTGCAGAGcctcttctcctgctgctgcttcaagaGCAGCTCTTGCCTAGCTGGAGGTcacagctgggaggggctgtcagagccaaggcctgggagctgcttgtgctgggagagggcaggggagagaaggTCTTGTGCAGACAGAGAGAGGCTGGGACTGGGCTGAGGACGCTCCTGGTCTTTGAGCTGGGCAGTGCAGTGGGGGCCTGGAGGTGCCTTGGCTGCAGGGTGTTTGGGTGCCCTGCTCCTTCTCATGAGTCCTCACTCTGtgcttctccctgccctctgtgccaGGTGCACCTGTGAGCCCAAGCCATGTCCTGCTGCAAGCCCTGCGAcccttgctgccagccctgcggcccctgcccgctggccagcagctgcaatgagtgctgtgtcaggcagtgccagagctcccaCGTTGCCATTCAGCcgcctgctgtgctggtgaccctgcccggcgccatcctcagctcctccccacAGAACACCGCCGTGggatcctccacctctgctgctgttggcagcatcctcagctctcagggagtgcccatcagctctgggggcttTGACATCTCCTGCATCACCAACTGCTTTGGTGGCAGCAGATGCCGTCCCTGCTAAAGCTGCTGGCCATGTCTTCCGGCAACAACGCCCAAGACTTCCAACCATGCCTTTGGGCAGGAGATAGAGCTTCTGACAATTGTATTTAGAGCTTTGGACCATGGCTTCCTTGTTCtactctcctctcctcttctgtCCCTCTCTACCCAGACACTCTAGTGTGGACATGCCgtccttccttcctctgcaaAGCAGCGCAAAGAAAGCACATGGGAGCTCCATCAaagcggctgctcctggtgctctctGTCAGCCagc is a window of Passer domesticus isolate bPasDom1 chromosome 27, bPasDom1.hap1, whole genome shotgun sequence DNA encoding:
- the LOC135286535 gene encoding feather keratin Cos1-2-like, with translation MSCCKPCDPCCQPCGPCPLASSCNECCVRQCQSSHVAIQPPAVLVTLPGAILSSSPQNTAVGSSTSAAVGSILSSQGVPISSGGFDISCITNCFGGSRCRPC